Proteins encoded by one window of Methylomonas sp. AM2-LC:
- a CDS encoding lambda-exonuclease family protein gives MKIIDISQRSQDWFDWRNAGVTASEADIVLGRSPYKTRYRLWAEKKGLILPDNLDSNPHVRRGIRLEPKARSNFEDRQNTLLLPVCAQSDQYPFMRASFDGIDDNGIPVEIKAPSVVNFRDAENIFGEEYYLTPDDYFDVIQNRNRSKLYQRYYPQIQQQIFIAGSNMGWLFLYLNDNEYIDIPVPRDDALINELILESQRFYNCLINNSPPERDLQRDIFIPEEGNEQEKWKQFALRYHQSERLIVNLKAQIADLEKEQAQVEEGLIELMGDFMHAECAGLKISRYLRLGRVDYKGVLHEFAPSVSPEDLNRYRTPSTEHTRVTVKDENSASVPYSMDEIIESTPTNNDAWF, from the coding sequence ATGAAAATTATCGACATTTCTCAACGATCCCAAGATTGGTTCGACTGGAGAAATGCTGGTGTTACGGCGTCTGAAGCAGATATTGTTTTAGGTCGTAGTCCTTACAAAACGCGTTATCGTCTTTGGGCTGAGAAAAAAGGCTTAATTCTGCCGGATAATTTGGATTCCAATCCACATGTTCGACGCGGAATTCGTCTAGAGCCCAAAGCACGTTCTAATTTTGAGGATCGTCAAAACACCCTACTTTTGCCCGTTTGTGCTCAATCGGATCAATATCCATTTATGCGAGCATCGTTTGATGGCATAGATGACAATGGTATTCCTGTTGAAATCAAAGCGCCTTCAGTTGTTAATTTCCGTGATGCTGAAAATATTTTTGGTGAAGAATATTATTTAACACCAGATGATTATTTTGATGTTATCCAGAATAGAAATAGATCTAAGTTGTATCAGCGATATTATCCGCAGATTCAACAACAGATTTTTATCGCCGGCTCCAATATGGGTTGGCTTTTTCTATACTTAAATGATAATGAATATATCGATATTCCAGTTCCAAGAGATGATGCGTTAATTAACGAGTTGATTTTGGAATCTCAACGATTCTATAACTGTCTAATTAACAATTCACCTCCTGAACGTGATCTTCAAAGGGATATTTTTATTCCAGAAGAAGGCAATGAACAGGAAAAGTGGAAACAATTTGCGCTGCGCTATCACCAATCTGAACGTTTGATTGTTAACCTCAAGGCTCAAATTGCTGACCTTGAAAAAGAGCAGGCTCAAGTTGAAGAAGGCTTGATTGAATTAATGGGTGATTTTATGCATGCAGAATGTGCTGGCCTTAAAATTAGTCGTTATTTACGTTTAGGACGCGTTGATTACAAAGGTGTTTTACACGAATTTGCTCCAAGCGTTTCTCCAGAAGATTTGAACCGATATAGAACTCCATCTACTGAGCATACGAGAGTAACTGTTAAGGATGAAAATTCGGCTTCTGTACCTTATTCCATGGACGAAATTATTGAATCTACACCCACTAACAACGATGCTTGGTTTTAA